A region of Paenimyroides aestuarii DNA encodes the following proteins:
- a CDS encoding cell division protein ZapA — protein MEEKLKIKVSIADRVYPLTVTPDQEEGIRAAVKKIEAMTLQLEENFAMRDKQDVLAFCALQFASQVEQNRIQNEEGLEDSKEKLMEFNNSLDTILLKHHIK, from the coding sequence ATGGAAGAAAAACTAAAAATAAAAGTTTCTATTGCAGATCGCGTATATCCGTTAACGGTTACGCCCGACCAAGAAGAGGGCATACGAGCTGCTGTTAAGAAGATAGAAGCAATGACACTGCAACTTGAAGAAAATTTTGCAATGCGCGATAAACAAGATGTTTTGGCATTTTGTGCATTACAATTTGCTTCGCAAGTAGAACAAAATAGAATACAAAACGAAGAAGGTTTAGAAGATTCTAAAGAAAAATTAATGGAATTTAACAATAGTTTAGACACTATTTTATTAAAACATCATATAAAGTAA
- the rny gene encoding ribonuclease Y, with protein sequence METTIFIISAIIVGAVIGFAIAKYLEKNNASSIIKNAKNEAKGILKDARAEGETIKKDKILQAKEKFIELKSEHEQIILSRDKKIAEAEKRTRDKESQISNELNRAKKAADESEKSIKEYEAKLQSLEKKQEETEKLHRIQVEKLEQIAGLTADEARLQLVESLKAEAKTQAMAYIQDTVEEAKMTAQQEARKIIINTIQRVGTEEAIENCVSVFNIESDDVKGRIIGREGRNIRALEAATGVEIIVDDTPEAIILSCFDPVRREIARLSLHRLVTDGRIHPARIEEVVAKTAKQIDEEIIETGKRTVIDLGIHGLHPELIKMVGRMKYRSSYGQNLLHHSREVARLCGLMAAELGLNVKLAKRAGLLHDIGKVPETESDLPHALLGMQLAEKHGEKPEVCNAIGAHHDEIEMNSLISPIIQVCDAISGARPGARRQVLDSYIQRLKDLEDIAYGFGGIKNAYAIQAGRELRVIVDCEKVSDELAANLSFQISHKIQTEMTYPGQVKVTVIRETRAVNIAK encoded by the coding sequence ATGGAAACAACAATATTTATTATTAGTGCAATTATAGTTGGTGCCGTAATTGGTTTTGCAATAGCAAAATATCTTGAAAAGAACAATGCATCCTCTATAATAAAAAATGCGAAAAACGAAGCCAAGGGCATTTTAAAAGACGCTCGTGCCGAAGGAGAAACCATTAAAAAAGACAAAATCCTTCAAGCCAAAGAAAAGTTCATTGAATTAAAATCAGAACACGAACAAATCATTTTATCGCGCGATAAAAAAATAGCCGAAGCCGAAAAAAGAACACGCGATAAAGAATCACAAATTTCTAACGAATTAAATCGTGCTAAAAAAGCTGCCGATGAAAGCGAAAAAAGCATCAAAGAATACGAAGCCAAATTGCAATCGTTAGAAAAAAAACAAGAAGAAACAGAAAAACTACACCGCATTCAGGTTGAAAAATTGGAACAAATTGCCGGTTTAACAGCAGATGAAGCCCGATTGCAGTTAGTAGAAAGCTTGAAAGCCGAAGCAAAAACTCAGGCAATGGCATATATTCAAGACACGGTGGAAGAAGCCAAGATGACTGCTCAGCAAGAAGCTCGAAAAATCATTATCAATACCATTCAACGCGTTGGAACTGAAGAAGCAATTGAAAACTGTGTGTCGGTTTTCAATATAGAATCAGACGATGTGAAAGGACGTATTATTGGTCGTGAAGGTAGAAATATTCGGGCTTTAGAAGCTGCAACAGGTGTTGAAATCATTGTAGATGACACGCCCGAAGCAATTATCTTGTCATGTTTTGATCCGGTGAGAAGAGAAATTGCCCGATTGTCGCTACATCGTTTGGTGACAGATGGGCGTATTCACCCTGCACGAATTGAAGAAGTTGTTGCCAAGACAGCCAAACAGATCGATGAAGAAATTATTGAAACCGGAAAACGTACCGTTATTGATTTAGGTATTCATGGATTGCATCCAGAATTAATAAAAATGGTAGGCCGCATGAAATACCGTTCCTCTTACGGACAAAACCTATTGCACCACTCCCGCGAAGTTGCCAGACTGTGTGGATTAATGGCTGCTGAGTTGGGATTAAACGTAAAATTAGCTAAACGCGCTGGTTTATTACACGATATTGGTAAAGTGCCAGAAACAGAAAGCGATTTACCACACGCATTATTAGGTATGCAATTGGCAGAAAAGCACGGTGAAAAACCAGAAGTTTGTAATGCTATTGGTGCACACCACGACGAAATTGAAATGAATTCATTAATATCCCCAATCATTCAAGTATGTGATGCTATTTCTGGTGCGCGCCCAGGTGCTCGCCGACAAGTTTTAGATTCTTACATTCAACGCTTAAAAGACCTTGAAGATATTGCATATGGCTTTGGTGGAATTAAAAACGCATACGCAATTCAAGCTGGTAGAGAATTGCGCGTGATTGTAGATTGTGAAAAAGTATCCGACGAATTGGCTGCTAATTTATCTTTCCAAATTTCGCATAAAATTCAAACTGAAATGACCTATCCCGGACAAGTAAAAGTTACAGTAATTAGGGAAACAAGAGCAGTAAACATCGCTAAATAA